From Gemmatimonadaceae bacterium, the proteins below share one genomic window:
- a CDS encoding M61 family metallopeptidase, which yields MTGLRFVVSVGPQQVSDGLLELRAEFAVQGTGPVLLSMPAWTPGAYEIANHARSVMGFAATQAGRPLRWDKLDPDTWRVWPQRSGRVELRYRVRAERLDVAGSWLTEGFGFFNGTNLFLEVEGRPHTPALVAIDVPSDWRVTTGMTPHDSTNVFRAEDVHDLMDHPVFVGRFDLDSALVGERWMRLATWPEGSLAGARRAALWDAAMRSVEPMVAVFGDLPWRSYTILQVAHPDVPGMSALEHSESELALVGSSFLDEPFVLSIHAHEIVHAWNVKRLRPSELVPYRYDRAQPTPWLWVSEGITDYYADLALLRGGIRDESAFLSATLDKIESVTARPPTALEDASLQAWIGIEDGTGDLYYDKGSLAGLALDILIRDASANERSLDHVVRELYDGTYRAGRGFTHDDFWNAVARATRGRAWGDFERRYLDGRDTYPWADWLQRGGWRLVEDSIAEPRLGVLLREHPDGVLVSAVDPEGAGARAGLQIGDVITELGGRSVLDPGFGDYWRGVWGRRPGAMLPIRATRAGQSLVLSATVELQPRVERRIEPDPNADAKARRIRAGILAGTPRP from the coding sequence GTGACCGGGTTGCGATTCGTCGTGAGCGTCGGCCCGCAGCAGGTGTCCGACGGCCTGCTCGAGCTGCGCGCGGAGTTCGCAGTTCAGGGAACTGGGCCCGTGCTGCTCTCGATGCCGGCGTGGACACCGGGTGCGTACGAGATCGCAAACCACGCTCGCAGCGTGATGGGGTTCGCTGCCACGCAGGCCGGTCGACCGTTGCGTTGGGACAAGCTCGATCCTGACACCTGGCGCGTCTGGCCGCAGCGATCGGGTCGAGTGGAGCTGCGCTACCGAGTGCGCGCAGAGCGTCTCGATGTTGCCGGTAGTTGGCTGACTGAGGGCTTCGGCTTCTTCAACGGCACCAACCTGTTCCTCGAGGTCGAGGGGCGCCCTCACACTCCGGCGCTGGTCGCCATCGATGTCCCAAGCGACTGGCGTGTGACCACGGGCATGACGCCACACGACTCCACCAACGTCTTTCGCGCCGAGGATGTGCACGACCTGATGGACCATCCCGTGTTCGTCGGTCGCTTCGACCTCGACTCTGCGCTGGTGGGCGAGCGCTGGATGCGTCTGGCGACCTGGCCCGAGGGAAGTCTCGCTGGCGCTCGCCGCGCCGCACTCTGGGATGCCGCGATGCGCAGTGTCGAACCCATGGTCGCCGTCTTCGGCGACCTGCCTTGGCGGAGCTACACGATCCTGCAGGTGGCGCATCCGGACGTGCCGGGAATGAGCGCACTCGAGCACAGCGAGAGCGAACTGGCGCTGGTGGGCAGTTCCTTCCTCGACGAACCCTTCGTGCTCAGCATCCACGCGCACGAGATTGTGCACGCGTGGAACGTGAAGCGCCTGCGGCCATCAGAACTCGTACCGTACCGCTACGACCGCGCGCAGCCCACGCCGTGGCTCTGGGTGAGCGAAGGCATCACCGACTACTACGCCGACTTGGCGCTGCTGCGAGGTGGCATTCGCGATGAGTCCGCCTTCCTCTCCGCTACACTCGACAAGATCGAGAGCGTGACCGCGCGCCCACCCACCGCGCTCGAAGACGCCTCGCTGCAGGCGTGGATCGGCATCGAGGACGGCACCGGCGACCTCTACTACGACAAGGGATCGCTCGCAGGTCTGGCCCTGGACATCCTGATCCGCGACGCCAGCGCAAATGAGCGCTCGCTCGACCACGTGGTGCGTGAACTCTACGACGGCACGTATCGCGCGGGGCGCGGCTTTACGCACGATGATTTCTGGAACGCCGTCGCACGCGCGACGCGCGGGCGCGCCTGGGGCGACTTCGAGCGCCGCTATCTCGACGGCCGGGACACGTATCCCTGGGCTGACTGGCTGCAACGAGGAGGATGGCGGCTCGTCGAGGACTCGATCGCCGAACCGCGGCTCGGCGTCCTGTTGCGCGAGCATCCTGACGGTGTGCTGGTCTCCGCCGTCGACCCCGAGGGCGCTGGCGCCCGCGCGGGCCTGCAGATCGGTGACGTGATCACGGAACTGGGTGGGCGCTCGGTGCTCGACCCCGGGTTTGGGGACTACTGGCGAGGCGTGTGGGGCCGCCGGCCCGGCGCGATGCTGCCGATCCGCGCCACGCGCGCGGGCCAGTCGCTGGTGTTGAGCGCGACCGTGGAACTGCAGCCGCGCGTCGAGCGACGCATCGAGCCCGATCCCAACGCTGACGCGAAGGCGCGGCGCATCCGTGCCGGCATCCTCGCCGGCACGCCAAGGCCCTGA
- a CDS encoding aminopeptidase P N-terminal domain-containing protein, which produces MRNNHRLVALAVCLGLAASPVAAQSDLAISQQEFAARRAALARSIGDGVVLVYGAVEPTPDYLPWVQSASFFYLTGLREPGAALLFVVKGGKAQELLFVRQRNPAQEVWNGKRVGVDGTRAAFGLEGRDVRALDQVLDSLLRDEQSLHVVGDFGGAEHSLTVHTQRLLALRERYAPRSVTDASEAVQALRGVKSAAEFDRLRIAAEISARGHLAAFRLAQPGVGEFELQAAAEHAWRAEGADGPGYLSILGSGPNSTTLHYNENSRVTKAGDLVVMDMAASFDGYSADITRTIPVSGRFTDAQRDIYQVVLAAQLAAERQVRVGNAARAMTDSSTAVLREGLARLGLIESPGATYDCGTAARARQCPQIGLFYMHGLGHGIGLEVHDPDQYYATGVIGVGSAFTLEPGIYVRENLAEAMPDTPRNRAYLAKIAAAFTRYAGIGVRIEDDYLVTANGVLRPSSGVPRDIDAVERVMTEPRTPRDPTVIERFRRYRSGR; this is translated from the coding sequence ATGCGAAACAACCATCGCCTTGTTGCACTTGCCGTTTGCCTCGGCCTCGCGGCGTCCCCAGTCGCCGCGCAGTCCGACCTCGCGATCTCGCAGCAGGAATTCGCCGCTCGACGCGCCGCCTTGGCGCGTTCCATCGGCGATGGCGTTGTGCTCGTGTACGGCGCCGTGGAACCGACGCCGGACTACCTGCCCTGGGTGCAGTCGGCGTCGTTCTTCTATCTGACTGGCCTGCGCGAGCCGGGCGCCGCGCTGCTCTTTGTCGTGAAGGGCGGCAAGGCGCAGGAACTCCTGTTCGTGCGGCAGCGCAATCCGGCCCAGGAGGTCTGGAACGGCAAGCGCGTCGGCGTGGACGGCACGCGCGCGGCCTTCGGGCTCGAAGGCCGAGACGTACGGGCGCTGGACCAGGTGCTCGACTCCCTGCTCCGCGACGAACAATCGCTGCACGTAGTCGGTGATTTCGGCGGCGCCGAGCACTCGCTGACGGTGCACACGCAACGCCTGCTCGCCCTACGCGAGCGTTATGCGCCTCGCAGTGTCACCGATGCGTCGGAGGCGGTGCAGGCGCTGCGTGGCGTGAAGTCGGCGGCAGAGTTCGATCGGCTGCGCATCGCCGCGGAGATTTCCGCACGCGGGCACCTCGCGGCGTTTCGCCTCGCGCAACCGGGTGTAGGCGAGTTCGAGCTGCAGGCGGCAGCCGAGCACGCGTGGCGGGCCGAGGGCGCGGACGGCCCGGGCTACCTGAGCATTCTCGGGTCGGGCCCCAACAGCACGACGCTGCACTACAACGAGAACAGCCGCGTCACCAAGGCGGGCGACCTCGTCGTGATGGACATGGCGGCGTCCTTCGATGGCTACTCGGCGGACATCACGCGCACGATTCCCGTGAGCGGCCGGTTCACCGATGCGCAGCGCGACATCTATCAGGTGGTGCTCGCCGCCCAGCTGGCGGCCGAACGTCAGGTGCGGGTCGGCAATGCCGCGCGGGCGATGACGGACTCCTCGACCGCGGTGCTGCGCGAGGGGCTGGCGCGGCTGGGACTGATCGAGTCACCCGGCGCCACCTACGACTGCGGTACGGCCGCGCGCGCGCGCCAGTGCCCGCAGATCGGACTCTTCTATATGCACGGGCTCGGGCACGGCATCGGGCTCGAGGTGCACGACCCCGACCAGTACTACGCCACGGGCGTGATCGGCGTGGGTAGCGCGTTCACACTCGAGCCCGGCATCTACGTGCGCGAGAATCTCGCCGAGGCGATGCCGGACACACCGCGGAACCGCGCGTACCTCGCCAAGATCGCCGCGGCGTTCACGCGCTACGCGGGCATCGGCGTGCGGATCGAGGACGACTACCTCGTCACCGCGAACGGCGTGCTCCGGCCGAGCAGCGGCGTGCCGCGCGACATCGATGCCGTGGAGCGGGTGATGACCGAGCCACGGACGCCGCGCGATCCGACGGTGATTGAGCGCTTTCGTCGATATCGCAGCGGCCGCTAG
- a CDS encoding peptidase yields the protein MSWRSLRAATLLAGAFALPLAAQQRLTSPQQFFGHEIGADYVLPNYSKFAEYWTKLAGETDRMVLDTIGLTAEGRPQLMAIVSSPENLRNRERYRQIAERLARAEGVTDAQARQLATEGKGIVWVDGGLHATEVLGAQQLIESSWQLISGNDAETTRFRNDLIVLFVHANPDGMELVSDWYMRNSNQRQRSTGGVPRLYQKYIGHDNNRDFYLASQPESENMNRVLYTEWYPQVMYNHHQTGPAGTVMFAPPFRDPMNFNIHPLIRTGLDVVGGAMHNRFVQEDKGGVTMRLGAGYSTWWNGGLRTTVYFHNMIGLLTETIGNPTPISIPFIASRQIGSADLPLPVKPGEWKFRQSVEYSVTANKAVWDVVARNRETFLYNIWKMGNDRIAEGNRDSWTVWPKRIAAAEAKIDAENRARRAQQQGDNPMAFLGGFGNAAQSRSGAAAQEMMAVLADPAKRDPRSYVIPADQRDFPTAVRFIVALQKNGIDVHRATAAFSHGGKRYPAGSYVVKVGQAFGAHVLDMFEPQDHPNDFRIPGGPPTPPYDNAGWTLAMQMGVKYDRVMDAIDGPFEKIAPTNRVSPMAGTVASGSTWALSGATNDAFIAVNRLLKANVAVSRKADGSWIIPATGASRPIVERAARELGLSFTAGNASGATPVKAMRIALWDRYGGSMPSGWTRWLLEQYEFPHTVVFPQELDAGNLNAKYDVIIFPDGAIPAMRSGDGPGGGRGFGGGGPNPESVPEEWRKALGNVTQETTLPQLKRFVEAGGAVITIGSSTNIAGHFGLPMSDHLVQKMPDGGERGLGSEQFYVPGSLLEVAVNNQTAGAMGMEDRAIVMFDNSPVFRLAPDAVAKGVTPIAWFDTATPLRSGWAWGENFLEGGVAAADAKVGRGMVRLIGPEALFRAQPHGTFKLVFNGLIGTR from the coding sequence ATGTCCTGGCGTTCCCTTCGCGCAGCGACCCTGCTCGCCGGCGCCTTCGCGCTGCCGCTCGCGGCACAGCAGCGGCTCACATCCCCGCAGCAGTTCTTCGGCCACGAGATCGGGGCCGACTACGTCCTCCCCAACTACTCGAAGTTCGCTGAGTACTGGACGAAGCTCGCCGGCGAGACGGACCGGATGGTGCTCGACACCATCGGCCTTACCGCCGAGGGCCGGCCCCAGCTCATGGCGATCGTCTCCTCGCCGGAGAACCTCCGGAACCGCGAGCGTTATCGGCAGATCGCCGAGCGCCTGGCGCGGGCCGAGGGCGTGACCGACGCGCAGGCGCGCCAGCTGGCCACCGAGGGCAAGGGCATCGTCTGGGTGGACGGCGGCCTGCACGCCACCGAGGTGCTGGGCGCGCAGCAGCTGATCGAGTCGAGCTGGCAGCTCATCTCCGGCAACGACGCGGAGACGACGCGTTTCCGCAACGACCTCATCGTGCTGTTCGTGCACGCCAATCCCGACGGGATGGAGCTCGTCAGCGACTGGTACATGCGGAACTCGAACCAGCGCCAGCGCTCCACCGGCGGCGTGCCGCGGCTCTACCAGAAGTACATCGGGCACGACAACAACCGCGACTTCTACCTCGCGTCGCAGCCCGAGTCGGAGAACATGAACCGCGTGCTCTACACGGAGTGGTATCCGCAGGTGATGTACAACCATCACCAGACGGGCCCGGCGGGCACCGTGATGTTCGCGCCGCCGTTCCGTGACCCGATGAACTTCAACATCCATCCGCTGATCCGCACAGGGCTCGACGTCGTCGGCGGCGCGATGCACAACCGCTTTGTGCAGGAAGACAAGGGCGGCGTGACCATGCGCCTCGGCGCCGGCTACTCCACCTGGTGGAATGGCGGCCTGCGCACGACGGTCTACTTCCACAACATGATCGGCCTGCTGACGGAGACCATCGGCAACCCGACGCCGATCTCGATTCCGTTCATCGCCTCGCGGCAGATTGGCAGCGCCGACCTCCCGCTGCCGGTGAAGCCGGGCGAGTGGAAGTTCCGCCAGTCGGTCGAGTATTCGGTGACGGCCAACAAGGCCGTGTGGGACGTCGTCGCACGCAACCGCGAGACCTTCCTGTACAACATCTGGAAGATGGGCAACGACCGAATCGCCGAGGGCAATCGCGACAGCTGGACCGTGTGGCCCAAGCGCATCGCGGCGGCGGAGGCCAAGATCGACGCCGAGAACCGTGCGCGCCGCGCGCAGCAGCAGGGCGACAACCCGATGGCCTTCCTCGGCGGCTTCGGCAACGCGGCGCAGTCGCGCAGCGGGGCCGCCGCGCAGGAGATGATGGCTGTGCTCGCCGATCCGGCGAAGCGCGACCCGCGGTCCTACGTGATCCCGGCGGACCAGCGTGACTTCCCGACGGCGGTGCGCTTCATCGTCGCGCTGCAGAAGAACGGCATCGACGTGCATCGCGCCACGGCGGCGTTCTCGCACGGCGGCAAGCGCTATCCGGCGGGCTCGTACGTGGTGAAGGTCGGCCAGGCCTTCGGCGCGCACGTGCTCGACATGTTCGAGCCGCAGGATCATCCGAATGACTTCCGGATCCCCGGCGGCCCGCCGACGCCGCCCTATGACAACGCCGGCTGGACCTTGGCGATGCAGATGGGCGTGAAGTACGACCGCGTGATGGACGCGATTGATGGGCCCTTTGAGAAGATCGCGCCGACCAACCGCGTGTCGCCGATGGCTGGCACCGTCGCGAGCGGCTCCACTTGGGCACTATCGGGCGCGACCAACGACGCGTTCATCGCCGTGAATCGCCTGCTGAAGGCCAACGTGGCGGTGTCGCGCAAGGCGGACGGCAGCTGGATCATCCCGGCGACGGGCGCGAGCCGCCCGATTGTCGAGCGCGCCGCGCGTGAGCTCGGGCTCTCGTTCACGGCCGGCAACGCCAGCGGCGCCACGCCCGTGAAGGCGATGCGCATCGCGCTCTGGGACCGTTACGGCGGCTCCATGCCCAGCGGCTGGACGCGCTGGCTGCTCGAGCAGTACGAGTTCCCGCACACGGTGGTGTTCCCGCAGGAGCTCGACGCCGGCAACCTGAACGCCAAGTACGACGTCATCATCTTCCCCGACGGCGCCATTCCCGCCATGCGTTCCGGCGACGGCCCGGGCGGTGGCCGCGGATTCGGCGGTGGTGGCCCGAACCCCGAGTCCGTGCCCGAGGAGTGGCGCAAGGCGCTGGGCAACGTGACACAGGAAACCACGCTGCCGCAGCTCAAGCGCTTTGTGGAGGCCGGCGGTGCGGTCATCACGATCGGCAGCTCCACCAACATCGCCGGACACTTCGGCCTGCCGATGAGCGACCACCTGGTGCAGAAGATGCCGGACGGTGGCGAGCGTGGGCTGGGCAGCGAGCAGTTCTACGTGCCGGGTTCGTTGCTCGAGGTCGCGGTGAACAACCAGACCGCCGGGGCGATGGGGATGGAGGACCGCGCCATCGTGATGTTCGACAACAGCCCCGTGTTCCGCCTGGCGCCCGATGCGGTGGCCAAGGGCGTGACGCCGATTGCCTGGTTCGACACGGCGACGCCGCTGCGTAGCGGCTGGGCCTGGGGCGAGAACTTCCTCGAGGGTGGCGTGGCGGCCGCCGATGCCAAGGTCGGACGCGGCATGGTCCGGCTGATCGGCCCCGAGGCGCTGTTCCGCGCGCAGCCGCACGGGACGTTCAAGTTGGTGTTCAACGGGTTGATCGGGACCCGCTAA
- a CDS encoding acyl-CoA dehydrogenase family protein, with translation MTQDTLVGHPPLTSLSEDEQAFKDAVAEFVNGEVRPRVMAMEREAKLDPGLIKAYFEMGLMAIQTPERYGGAGGSVMMVTLAVEEISKADGASAIMVDVQNTLVAHPLLAGGTPEQLSKWMPRLATETIGAYALSEASSGSDAFALQTRAVRKGDGWVLNGRKLWITNGAEAGLFVVFATVDPDKGYKGITAFVVEREMAGFSVGKKEDKLGIRASSTTELILEDVFVPDFNVLGPVGQGYKLAISSLNEGRVGIGAQMIGVAQGAMDAAIAYLKERQQFGKPLVEFQGIQFQLAQAATELEAARLMVYNAARMRDSGQDIAQAGAMAKLLSSQVAERVTSLCVELFGGYGYTKDYPVEKFYRDAKIGTIYEGTSNMQLSTIAKGMLR, from the coding sequence ATGACCCAGGACACGCTCGTCGGCCATCCCCCGCTGACCTCGTTGTCGGAGGACGAGCAAGCATTCAAGGACGCCGTCGCCGAGTTCGTGAACGGCGAAGTGCGCCCGCGCGTGATGGCGATGGAGCGCGAAGCGAAGCTCGACCCCGGTCTCATCAAGGCCTATTTCGAGATGGGCCTGATGGCCATCCAGACGCCCGAGCGTTACGGCGGTGCCGGCGGCTCGGTGATGATGGTGACGCTGGCTGTTGAGGAGATCTCCAAGGCGGACGGCGCGTCGGCGATCATGGTGGACGTGCAGAACACGCTGGTCGCGCATCCGCTGCTCGCCGGCGGCACGCCCGAGCAGCTCAGCAAGTGGATGCCGCGCCTGGCGACGGAGACCATCGGGGCCTACGCGCTCTCCGAGGCGTCGAGTGGCTCCGACGCCTTCGCCTTGCAGACGCGTGCCGTGCGCAAGGGCGATGGCTGGGTGCTGAACGGCCGCAAGCTGTGGATCACGAATGGCGCGGAGGCCGGACTGTTCGTGGTCTTCGCGACGGTGGATCCGGACAAGGGCTACAAGGGCATCACGGCGTTCGTGGTGGAGCGCGAGATGGCCGGGTTCTCCGTAGGCAAGAAGGAGGACAAGCTGGGCATCCGCGCGTCGAGCACGACGGAGCTGATCCTCGAGGATGTCTTCGTGCCCGACTTCAACGTGCTCGGCCCGGTGGGCCAGGGGTACAAGCTGGCGATCTCGTCGCTCAACGAGGGGCGTGTCGGCATCGGCGCGCAGATGATCGGCGTGGCGCAGGGCGCGATGGACGCGGCGATTGCCTACCTCAAGGAGCGGCAGCAGTTCGGCAAGCCGCTGGTGGAGTTCCAGGGCATCCAGTTCCAGCTGGCGCAGGCGGCGACGGAGCTGGAGGCCGCGCGGCTGATGGTCTACAACGCGGCGCGCATGCGCGATTCGGGACAAGACATCGCCCAGGCTGGCGCGATGGCCAAGCTGTTGAGCTCGCAGGTGGCCGAGCGCGTGACCTCGCTTTGCGTGGAGCTGTTCGGAGGCTACGGCTATACGAAGGACTATCCCGTCGAGAAGTTCTATCGCGATGCGAAGATCGGGACGATCTACGAGGGGACGTCGAACATGCAGCTCTCGACGATCGCGAAGGGGATGTTGAGATGA
- a CDS encoding EAL domain-containing protein → MTPESHRRVLLVDDDTAVLQSSSMLLSRAGFTVDSVASAEEAIALLGSRTYSAILSDINMDGMSGLDLLKAIRERDLDTPVILITGGPSLQTAIDAMAWGAHRYLLKPVGPRELIEAITRAVLLADLARLKREAFALRGSRTLPVDDEQALHEGFSRALAKLTMVFHPIVSLKEQRAVGFEALVRSTEPTLEHPEALLGTASLLGRHEELTRSIYERIAARATDLPDEALLFVNVHPPDLLNPSLHGIGSPLAPYADRVILEITERASIEKMGDITDIVRDLRLLKYRLAVDDLGTGYAGLSSFTQLSPEFVKLDRSLVDGIDRNPTKQRVVKAMTTLCADLGMRVISEGIETKAECETLTGLGADLLQGYLFGRPSPGFWDPTF, encoded by the coding sequence GTGACCCCAGAAAGTCACCGCCGCGTCCTGCTCGTGGACGACGACACAGCCGTGCTGCAGTCGTCGTCCATGTTGCTGAGCCGTGCCGGTTTCACGGTGGATTCCGTGGCCTCGGCGGAGGAGGCGATCGCCCTACTGGGCTCGCGCACGTACAGCGCCATCCTGTCCGACATCAACATGGACGGGATGAGCGGGCTGGACCTGCTGAAGGCCATTCGCGAGCGGGATCTGGACACGCCGGTCATCCTGATCACTGGCGGCCCGTCGCTGCAGACGGCCATTGATGCCATGGCGTGGGGCGCGCACCGCTACCTGCTGAAGCCCGTGGGCCCGCGCGAGCTGATCGAAGCGATCACCCGCGCCGTGCTGCTGGCCGATCTCGCCCGGCTCAAGCGCGAGGCATTCGCGCTCCGTGGAAGCCGCACCCTGCCCGTGGACGACGAGCAGGCGCTGCACGAGGGGTTCTCGCGAGCCCTCGCCAAACTGACCATGGTCTTTCACCCCATCGTCTCGCTGAAGGAACAGCGGGCGGTGGGCTTCGAGGCCTTGGTGCGCTCGACCGAGCCGACGCTGGAGCACCCCGAGGCGCTGCTCGGCACCGCCAGCCTGCTCGGACGGCACGAGGAACTCACACGCAGCATCTACGAGCGCATCGCCGCACGCGCCACCGACCTGCCGGACGAGGCACTGCTCTTCGTGAACGTGCATCCGCCGGACCTGCTCAACCCCTCGCTGCACGGCATCGGTTCGCCACTGGCGCCGTACGCCGACCGCGTGATCCTCGAGATCACCGAGCGGGCAAGCATTGAGAAGATGGGTGACATCACCGACATCGTCCGTGACTTGCGACTACTCAAGTACCGGCTGGCGGTCGACGATCTCGGCACGGGCTACGCCGGATTGTCGTCGTTCACGCAGCTGAGCCCGGAGTTCGTGAAGCTTGATCGTTCGCTGGTGGACGGCATCGACCGCAATCCGACCAAACAGCGCGTGGTGAAGGCGATGACCACGCTTTGCGCGGACCTTGGGATGCGCGTGATCTCGGAGGGCATCGAGACCAAGGCTGAGTGTGAGACGCTCACCGGGCTCGGCGCCGACCTGCTGCAGGGCTACCTGTTCGGGCGTCCATCGCCGGGATTCTGGGACCCGACGTTCTGA